TTTTTGTTTAATGCTATAATTAAGGTGAAGTTCAAACTAGAGGTGAAAATGAAGTGTCAATACATGTAGTTTTATATCAACCACAGATTCCAGCAAATACAGGAAATATCGCAAGAACATGTGCAGGGACGGATACGTCTTTACATCTCATCCGCCCGCTCGGTTTCTCGACGGATGACAAACAGCTTAAACGGGCCGGTCTCGATTATTGGGAAAATGTAAAGATCCATTATTATGATTCGTTAGAAGAGTTTTATGAAAGAAATGCCGGCGGTGAATTTTATTACTTAACGAAATTTGGAGAGCAGCCGCATTCCAGCTTCGATTACAGTGATCAAGACAGTGAAATATACTTCATTTTTGGCCGTGAAACGACGGGTCTTCCGAAAGAATTGATCAAAGAAAATATGGATCGGTGCCTGCGGATTCCGATGACGGATAAAGTACGTTCCCTTAATCTGTCGAACACGGCTGCCATCTTGGTTTATGAAGCACTGAGACAGCAAAATTACCGTGAATTGGATTTGAAAACAAAAGGTTGAGTTTCACCAATGTCATACTGTCATCGGGGACATTTGAGCCCCGATGATGGATATTTTACATATTCTTAAGGGGTGGGAGCATTGAATAACATTATTGAGAAGATTTTAGATCACCGTTCCATTCGTTCTTTTGAGGACAAGTTATTGTCTGAGGAACAAATCAATACGATTGTGGAATGTGCCCAAGCGGCATCGACTTCAAGCTATATCCAAGCGTATTCAATCATAGGGGTAACCGATCCCGATAAGAAAGCCAAGCTTGCTGAACTTGCCGGACCACAATCATATGTAGAGAAGAATGGACATCTATTCGTCTTTTGCGCCGATTTATATCGTCAGGATAGGGTTTCCGAAATGGAAAACACGGACCTGTCCGAATCGATTGAAAGTACGGAGAAATTCATGGTTGCCTGTATCGATGCTGCTCTTGCGGCTCAAAATGCAGCATTGGCAGCAGAATCGATGGATCTTGGCATTTGCTATATAGGCGGGATCCGCAATAATCTCCCGGAAGTGTCAGCAATTTTGAATATACCGCATCGCGTTATACCATTATTCGGTTTAGTGGTCGGATATCCGAAAAACCGTTCGGATAAAAAGCCGCGTTTGCCGCTGGCCAATATCTATCATGAAAATGGATATCAGGAGGATAAGCAAGAGTTCATCGGACAACTTGAAGAGTATAATGAAACGATTTCGAGCTATTACGAGCAACGGACTAAAGGTAAACGAAAAGACACCTGGACCGGTCAAATGGCTGTAATGCTTGGAAAGAAAAGCAGGTTGTACATGAAAGATTATGTTGAAAAACAAGGTTTTAAGAAACATTGATAGATGAAATTGCTTATTAGGAATATTCTTGCCTTCCCATAAATGACATCTTTCAAAGTCCTGAATATGGGCCAAGCGGTAAAGATCCCGGAAATGTTTCTGGGATCTTTACCGTTTTCATTTATATACGGCTCGGCTCAAGAAACCCCGGCAGAATTTCTTCTTATATGCCCATGAAATTACCATTGACAATATATATAGATAGAATTATAGTAATTAGGTAATGGATAATGATAATCATTTTCATTTGAGTTTTTACTTATCTATTTTTCAGTAAATGGAGGTTAAAAAATGGTTCGCCTATATACAGAGAATTTAAATATTGGTTATGGTGAACGTTTAATTGTAAAAGATCTCAGTGTGGAAATTCCAGATAAAAAAATCACAACGATCATCGGTTCAAATGGATGTGGAAAATCCACACTTTTGAAAGCGATCACCAGGATCATTCCAAATCAATCAGGTTCGGTTGTTTTAGATGGAGTGAATATTTCAAAAGAAAGCACTAAGATCCTTGCAAGAAAAATGGCCATACTTCCGCAGACACCCGAGAGTGCAAGCGGATTGACGGTTGGGGAGCTCGTATCATATGGGCGTTTTCCCTATCAAAAAGGTTTTGGGCGCCTGACCCAAAAAGACTATGATGTGATTGATTGGGCACTTGAAGTGACCGGAACGAAAGACTTTAAGTTCCGTCCGGTGGATGCTCTTTCAGGAGGTCAGCGCCAGCGTGTTTGGATTGCCATGGCCCTTGCCCAGGAAACGGAAATCATTTTCCTTGATGAGCCGACCACTTATTTGGATATGGCGCATCAACTGGAGGTTCTAGAATTATTACAGAAGCTGAATGTAGAACAGGGACGTACAATCGTCATGGTTCTTCATGATTTAAACCAGGCTGCTCGCTTTGCCGACTATATCATTGCCTTAAAGGACGGGGAAATAGTGAAAGCGGGTGATTGCGAAGAAGTCATCACTCATGAAGTGCTTAAGGAAGTATTCCATATTGATGCGGTAATCGGGCGAGATCAACGAACGAACAAACCAATGTGCAGCACATACAATTTATTAAAAGGAGATTTGACAACAAATGAAAAAGATAATGATCCCGTTTATACTGCTGTTAGTGTTAATTATTAGTGCTTGTGGTAACGAGTCAACCGAAAAAGAAAAAAGCACCGCTTCAAAAAAGGGAAAATCAGGTACCATCACATATCAATCTGAAAATGGTCCTGTTGAAGTTCCGGCAGATCCTCAGCGTGTTTTAGTACTATCATCTTTCGCAGGTAACGTAATGGCATTGGATGTTAACCTTGTAGGGGTTGATTCGTGGTCTAAAATGAACCCGAACTTTAAAGAGTTAAAAAATGTCGAGGAAGTAACGGACGAAAACCTGGAAAAAATCATCGAGTTGAATCCGGATTTAATCATTGGTTTATCAACGATTAAAAATGTGGATAAATTAAAGGAAATTGCTCCAACTGTAACGTATACATACGGAAAAGTGGACTATTTAACACAACATGTAGAAATTGGTAAACTTTTGAATAAAGAAAAAGAAGCTCAAGCATGGGTGGATGATTTCAAAAAACGGGCAAAAACAACCGGTGATGAAATTAAGGCTAAAATTGGAGAAGATGCTACCGTTTCCGTTTTCGAAAAGTTTGACAAACAGTTCTATGTATACGGCGATAATTGGGGCCGTGGAACGGAAATCCTTTATCAAGAAATGAAATTGGGCATGCCGGAAAAGGTAAAAGAAACGGCATTGAAAGATGGTTACTTTGCCTTATCATTAGAAGTCCTGAAAGACTATGCCGGTGATTATGTGATTTTGAGCAATAACAAAGATCAGGACAATTCATTCCAGCAAACAGATACGTTTAAAAACATACCTGCCGTTAAAAACAATCAACTATATGAAGCTGATGCAAAAAAATTCTACTTCAATGATCCAATAACATTAGAATATCAATTAGACTTCTTTTCCAAAAGTTTTCTTGGAAAATAATACAGCGAGGGAGAGGGATTCCAATTCCTCTCCTTTTATTCTATAAAAAAGAGATGAGAGAGACAGATGACTAATGAAAATCAACGTTTCATCCCATTTATATATAAACTGATCATAGGGATCGCTCTATTCATAGGCATGTTCATTATTTCAATGGCATTTGGTGCTGCGGATGTTACCGTAAAAGATGTCTGGCAAGCACTGACATCAAATGCTGCTGGTGAAAAGCTTTCAATCATTCGGGAAATCCGTTTCCCTCGAGAAGTGGGGGCAATCTTTGTGGGTGCAGCACTTGCCGTTTCCGGTGCCATCATGCAGGGAATGACTAGGAATCCACTTGCTGATCCGGGGTTGCTTGGATTGACGGCAGGAGCCAATGCAGGTCTCGCCATTACTTTGGCATTTATTCCAAATGCCAATAATTTAGGAATCATGATTGCGTGTTTCATAGGTTCTGCTGTGGGGGCAACCATGGTTTTCGGGATCGGTGCTATGAAAAAGGGAGGATTTTCTCCATTACGGATCGTATTGGCTGGTGCTGCAGTCTCTGCATTCCTTTTTGCCGTTTCGCAAGGGGTCGGCCTATATTTCAAAGTATCAAAAGATGTATCGATGTGGACTGCAGGCGGGAATATCGGAACATCATGGGACCAGCTTCGTGTAATCGTCCCGTTCATTTTAATAGGCATCCTTATCTCCCTTATCTTTTCCAGACAGCTCACCATACTGAGCTTAAGTGAAGAAGTGGCGGTAGGATTAGGTCAAAAGACCACACAAATAAAGGCGGTTCTCTTCGTAGTCATCATTCTCCTGGCAGGCGCTGCCGTTGCACTTGTTGGGAATATGGTATTCATCGGGTTAATGGTCCCCCATATGGTCCGGGCTTTCGTGGGTACGGATTATCGATTCATCCTGCCTATGTCTGCGATTTTAGGGGCCACTTTCATGCTACTTGCCGATACGATCGGCCGTACAATCAATTCTCCATATGAAACACCTGTGGTAGCGATTGTTGCGATGATAGGTTTACCTTTCTTCCTCCTAATCGTGCGTAAAGGAGGTAAAGCATTTTCATGATCCAGTCAGCTCTAGTCAAAAAACAGCGATGGATAGTAGGTGCACTATCCGCACTCATTATCATTACAATCATTATAGGGACGTGTTCGGGATATTCGAATCTTTCTTTAGGGAGACTGATTCCAACGCTTTTCGGGCAAGGGACATTTAAAGAGGAATTCATATTATTTTCCGTCCGATTACCACGAATCATCATTACCATTTTAGCAGGCATGGCTCTTGCACTGTCGGGAGCCATCCTTCAAGGAATCACACGTAATGATTTAGCCGACCCTGGAATCATCGGGATCAACTCAGGAGCCGGTGTTGCCATAGCCGCTTTCTTTCTGTTTTTCCCGCTTGACGCTGGATCGTTTGTTTATATGGTTCCGCTTGTCGGTTTTATCGGCGCGTTATTGACGGCCTGCTTAATATATATCCTCTCATTTAAGAGAAGGAGCGGCCTTGAACCCGTTCGGTTAGTATTGATAGGGGTTGGTTTTTCAATGGCGCTTTCAGGCCTGATGATTGTCCTCATTTCATCAGCGGAACGAGCCAAAGTCGATTTCATCGCAAAATGGTTGGCGGGAAATATATGGGGAACGGATTGGCCTTTCATTTGGGCAGTTCTTCCATGGTTAATTATCCTCATTCCATTCACTTTATATAAAGCAAATCGTTTGAATCTGCTTGGTTTAAGTGAACCGGTAGCAATTGGGGTCGGTGTTTCGATTGAAAAGGAGCGGATCATATTGCTAATCACGGCTGTAGCACTGGCCGCTGCTGCCGTTTCTGTTACAGGCGGAATTGCATTCATTGGACTTATGTCCCCGCATATAGCAAAATCTTTGGTAGGACCTCGAAATCAACTATTCATTCCGGTTGCCATTTTACTCGGCGGATGGCTATTGTTGCTTGCCGATACAATTGGCCGTAATATAATTGAACCAGAGGGGATTCCTGCAGGTATCATGGTTGCATTGATCGGTGCTCCTTATTTCATGTATTTATTGTTGAAAAAATAAAATCTTGCAAAAATCCCCTGAAATTTTTCAGGGGATTTGATGTCTTTTCAATGCTTCCGTTTTTGGTTTTAATCAGGATTATGTATA
This sequence is a window from Brevibacillus sp. JNUCC-41. Protein-coding genes within it:
- a CDS encoding FecCD family ABC transporter permease; its protein translation is MIQSALVKKQRWIVGALSALIIITIIIGTCSGYSNLSLGRLIPTLFGQGTFKEEFILFSVRLPRIIITILAGMALALSGAILQGITRNDLADPGIIGINSGAGVAIAAFFLFFPLDAGSFVYMVPLVGFIGALLTACLIYILSFKRRSGLEPVRLVLIGVGFSMALSGLMIVLISSAERAKVDFIAKWLAGNIWGTDWPFIWAVLPWLIILIPFTLYKANRLNLLGLSEPVAIGVGVSIEKERIILLITAVALAAAAVSVTGGIAFIGLMSPHIAKSLVGPRNQLFIPVAILLGGWLLLLADTIGRNIIEPEGIPAGIMVALIGAPYFMYLLLKK
- a CDS encoding iron-hydroxamate ABC transporter substrate-binding protein, whose translation is MKKIMIPFILLLVLIISACGNESTEKEKSTASKKGKSGTITYQSENGPVEVPADPQRVLVLSSFAGNVMALDVNLVGVDSWSKMNPNFKELKNVEEVTDENLEKIIELNPDLIIGLSTIKNVDKLKEIAPTVTYTYGKVDYLTQHVEIGKLLNKEKEAQAWVDDFKKRAKTTGDEIKAKIGEDATVSVFEKFDKQFYVYGDNWGRGTEILYQEMKLGMPEKVKETALKDGYFALSLEVLKDYAGDYVILSNNKDQDNSFQQTDTFKNIPAVKNNQLYEADAKKFYFNDPITLEYQLDFFSKSFLGK
- the nfsA gene encoding oxygen-insensitive NADPH nitroreductase gives rise to the protein MNNIIEKILDHRSIRSFEDKLLSEEQINTIVECAQAASTSSYIQAYSIIGVTDPDKKAKLAELAGPQSYVEKNGHLFVFCADLYRQDRVSEMENTDLSESIESTEKFMVACIDAALAAQNAALAAESMDLGICYIGGIRNNLPEVSAILNIPHRVIPLFGLVVGYPKNRSDKKPRLPLANIYHENGYQEDKQEFIGQLEEYNETISSYYEQRTKGKRKDTWTGQMAVMLGKKSRLYMKDYVEKQGFKKH
- a CDS encoding ABC transporter ATP-binding protein; translated protein: MVRLYTENLNIGYGERLIVKDLSVEIPDKKITTIIGSNGCGKSTLLKAITRIIPNQSGSVVLDGVNISKESTKILARKMAILPQTPESASGLTVGELVSYGRFPYQKGFGRLTQKDYDVIDWALEVTGTKDFKFRPVDALSGGQRQRVWIAMALAQETEIIFLDEPTTYLDMAHQLEVLELLQKLNVEQGRTIVMVLHDLNQAARFADYIIALKDGEIVKAGDCEEVITHEVLKEVFHIDAVIGRDQRTNKPMCSTYNLLKGDLTTNEKDNDPVYTAVSVNY
- a CDS encoding FecCD family ABC transporter permease encodes the protein MTNENQRFIPFIYKLIIGIALFIGMFIISMAFGAADVTVKDVWQALTSNAAGEKLSIIREIRFPREVGAIFVGAALAVSGAIMQGMTRNPLADPGLLGLTAGANAGLAITLAFIPNANNLGIMIACFIGSAVGATMVFGIGAMKKGGFSPLRIVLAGAAVSAFLFAVSQGVGLYFKVSKDVSMWTAGGNIGTSWDQLRVIVPFILIGILISLIFSRQLTILSLSEEVAVGLGQKTTQIKAVLFVVIILLAGAAVALVGNMVFIGLMVPHMVRAFVGTDYRFILPMSAILGATFMLLADTIGRTINSPYETPVVAIVAMIGLPFFLLIVRKGGKAFS
- the trmL gene encoding tRNA (uridine(34)/cytosine(34)/5-carboxymethylaminomethyluridine(34)-2'-O)-methyltransferase TrmL, coding for MSIHVVLYQPQIPANTGNIARTCAGTDTSLHLIRPLGFSTDDKQLKRAGLDYWENVKIHYYDSLEEFYERNAGGEFYYLTKFGEQPHSSFDYSDQDSEIYFIFGRETTGLPKELIKENMDRCLRIPMTDKVRSLNLSNTAAILVYEALRQQNYRELDLKTKG